The following coding sequences lie in one Haladaptatus sp. DJG-WS-42 genomic window:
- a CDS encoding hydantoinase B/oxoprolinase family protein has protein sequence MNIDSVTLEVIRNACIAIAEEMNANLIRTGYSPNIKERRDCSCAMFDATGELISQAENMPVHLGAMPFSVAAAIDRFPPETLEEGDAILLNDPFRGGAHLPDLTLVTPVFVAGDIVAYAANRAHHADIGGARAGSVAADSTEIYQEGLRIPPVKLFAGGEVNEPVMEMILSNVRTPDERRGDLRAQEAANQTGKRRFIELVEKYGTDTLSVALDEIKDYSERRMRAEIEELPDGTYQFDDVLDDDGAGNENLPVVAQVEVEGDSVHVDFTGTAPQTDGPVNAVFAVTASATYYAVRCVTDPDIPPNHGCYRPIDIHAPEGTIVNPQLPAAVVGGNLETSQRVTDVVLGAFGGQVPERVVAACQGTMNNITFGGTDPRDGSPYAFYETQGGGFGGRAGKDGMDGVHVHMSNTMNTPIEVLETAYPLRVTRYELREDSGGAGEFRGGLGLRRDIQVRDHRATFSLLADRHVNAPYGLAGGESGGRGAAYLTDDGEETKLPQKSTHNLEPGQTVSVRTPGAGGYGSPDDRDPEAIARDVRLGKVSADFAREHYGYEE, from the coding sequence ATGAACATCGACTCAGTCACGCTCGAAGTCATCAGAAACGCCTGTATCGCCATCGCAGAGGAGATGAACGCGAACCTGATTCGCACCGGTTACTCGCCGAACATCAAAGAGCGCCGCGACTGCTCGTGTGCGATGTTCGACGCGACGGGTGAACTCATCTCTCAAGCCGAAAACATGCCCGTCCATCTCGGCGCGATGCCGTTTTCGGTGGCCGCCGCCATCGACCGCTTCCCACCGGAAACGCTCGAAGAAGGCGATGCAATCCTGCTCAACGACCCGTTCCGCGGCGGGGCGCACCTGCCAGACCTGACACTTGTGACGCCCGTGTTCGTAGCGGGCGACATCGTCGCCTACGCCGCGAACCGCGCCCACCACGCCGACATTGGCGGGGCGCGAGCGGGCAGCGTGGCCGCAGACTCCACGGAGATTTACCAAGAAGGGCTGCGAATCCCACCCGTGAAACTGTTCGCCGGTGGCGAGGTGAACGAGCCGGTGATGGAGATGATTCTCTCGAACGTGCGCACGCCGGACGAACGCCGCGGCGACCTCCGGGCACAGGAAGCCGCGAATCAGACGGGCAAACGCCGGTTCATCGAACTGGTCGAAAAGTACGGCACGGACACGCTCTCAGTGGCGCTCGACGAAATCAAAGACTACTCAGAGCGACGGATGCGCGCAGAAATTGAGGAGTTGCCAGACGGCACCTACCAGTTCGACGACGTGCTCGACGACGACGGCGCGGGCAACGAGAACCTGCCAGTCGTCGCGCAAGTGGAGGTCGAAGGCGATTCCGTCCACGTCGATTTCACCGGGACGGCCCCACAGACAGACGGCCCCGTGAACGCGGTGTTCGCGGTCACAGCGTCTGCGACCTACTACGCCGTCCGCTGTGTGACCGACCCCGACATTCCGCCGAATCACGGGTGTTATCGGCCAATCGACATCCACGCGCCCGAGGGGACGATTGTGAACCCCCAACTCCCGGCGGCAGTCGTCGGCGGAAATTTAGAGACCTCCCAGCGCGTGACTGACGTGGTGCTCGGCGCGTTCGGCGGGCAGGTTCCAGAGCGCGTCGTCGCCGCCTGTCAGGGGACGATGAACAACATCACCTTCGGCGGCACTGACCCACGCGACGGCTCGCCATACGCCTTCTACGAGACGCAAGGCGGCGGCTTCGGCGGCCGCGCGGGCAAAGACGGCATGGACGGCGTCCACGTCCACATGTCGAACACGATGAACACCCCAATCGAGGTGCTTGAAACAGCCTACCCGCTCCGGGTGACGCGCTACGAACTGCGCGAAGATTCGGGCGGTGCGGGCGAGTTCCGCGGCGGCCTCGGCCTCCGTCGGGACATCCAAGTGCGCGACCACCGCGCGACGTTCAGTCTGCTCGCAGACCGCCACGTGAACGCCCCCTACGGCCTCGCTGGCGGCGAATCAGGCGGCAGAGGCGCGGCCTACCTCACCGACGACGGCGAGGAGACGAAACTCCCCCAGAAATCGACGCATAACCTCGAACCCGGCCAGACCGTGAGCGTACGGACGCCGGGGGCGGGTGGCTACGGCAGCCCCGACGACCGCGACCCCGAGGCAATCGCCCGGGACGTGCGCCTCGGAAAGGTGTCTGCCGACTTCGCCCGCGAACACTACGGCTACGAGGAATAA
- a CDS encoding acyl-CoA thioesterase, with product MPSLMETYIENRELILPNHTNTYEIAHGGNVMKWMDEVGAMSAMRFAGETCVTARMDQVNFHRPIPLGETALIRAYVYKAGRTSVRVRLRAYREDPLTGDTELTTESFFVYVAIDDHHKPTEVPDLEAATTDGQRLLDEALNAEAEMNGRA from the coding sequence ATGCCATCGCTCATGGAGACGTATATCGAGAATCGTGAACTCATCTTGCCAAACCACACCAACACCTACGAAATCGCCCACGGTGGCAACGTGATGAAGTGGATGGACGAAGTCGGAGCGATGTCAGCGATGCGGTTTGCCGGTGAAACCTGCGTCACCGCGCGCATGGACCAAGTGAACTTCCACCGCCCGATTCCGCTTGGTGAGACCGCGCTCATCCGCGCCTACGTCTACAAAGCCGGGCGGACGAGCGTCCGGGTTCGCTTGCGCGCTTACCGCGAAGACCCACTCACCGGCGACACCGAACTCACGACGGAGTCGTTTTTCGTCTACGTCGCCATCGACGACCACCACAAGCCAACGGAAGTGCCCGACCTCGAGGCGGCAACTACCGACGGCCAACGCCTCCTCGACGAAGCCCTCAACGCCGAAGCCGAAATGAACGGCAGGGCGTAG
- a CDS encoding LLM class flavin-dependent oxidoreductase, protein MQIGTGLFTCQHRPDDDRSLNEIYQEMLTLGRAIEDAGLASAWVSEHHFTDDSYLSGTMPALGALAATTDAIEIGTCIALAPLYDSVRLAEDAATVSLLADGRLSLGLAVGYVDDEFDRFGVPKDERTARLEDAVSVLRGAWSDGPLNFASQFHNVPDDTLVTPKPESAPPVLLGGKAKPAVRRAARLADGWIAPSSLSIKGVKLRQEDIHTVREQEGIDGEFTTYLIQHGFVANSKEAAWETMKDGYCYLQRKYAEWGSGETLDELPGDRVEELREQAIFGTPEQVIDQLEPYREALGDNVHFIFRTYYPGIGTDEMVACIDRLGDEVVPHFA, encoded by the coding sequence ATGCAGATTGGTACGGGCCTGTTCACCTGCCAGCATCGCCCTGACGATGACCGCTCACTGAACGAAATCTATCAGGAGATGCTCACGCTCGGACGCGCCATCGAGGATGCAGGGCTTGCCAGTGCGTGGGTCTCAGAACACCATTTTACCGACGACAGCTACCTCTCAGGGACGATGCCCGCCCTCGGCGCACTTGCAGCCACGACCGACGCAATCGAGATTGGGACGTGCATCGCGCTCGCACCGCTCTACGACTCGGTTCGCCTCGCAGAAGACGCCGCCACCGTTTCCCTGCTCGCAGATGGCCGCCTCTCGCTCGGGCTGGCCGTTGGCTACGTAGACGACGAGTTCGATCGCTTTGGCGTGCCGAAAGACGAACGAACTGCCCGACTCGAAGACGCCGTTTCGGTCCTTCGCGGCGCGTGGTCTGACGGCCCACTCAATTTCGCCTCACAATTCCACAACGTGCCCGACGACACGCTCGTGACGCCGAAACCGGAGTCCGCGCCGCCGGTACTCCTCGGCGGAAAGGCCAAACCTGCGGTTCGCCGCGCCGCACGTCTCGCAGACGGGTGGATTGCCCCCTCTTCGCTCTCCATCAAAGGCGTAAAACTCCGACAAGAGGACATCCACACCGTCCGCGAGCAGGAAGGAATCGACGGCGAATTCACGACGTACCTGATTCAACATGGTTTCGTCGCAAATTCGAAGGAAGCGGCGTGGGAGACGATGAAAGACGGCTATTGCTACCTCCAGCGCAAGTACGCAGAATGGGGAAGCGGCGAGACACTCGACGAACTGCCTGGAGACCGCGTCGAGGAACTCAGAGAACAGGCCATCTTCGGCACACCCGAGCAAGTCATCGACCAACTCGAACCCTACCGCGAGGCGCTTGGAGATAATGTCCACTTCATCTTCCGCACCTACTACCCCGGCATCGGCACCGACGAGATGGTCGCATGTATCGACCGACTTGGTGACGAAGTCGTCCCACACTTCGCCTGA
- a CDS encoding ABC transporter substrate-binding protein, producing the protein MASGDNFVRELQRRRFLRLAGLAGATGLAGCISQEDVQDDGGSDGGGGGTEEGSGGDGGSETDDGDSGDGDSGGDSSPVDVGVVIPFSGDLSDFGGPMMNALRMAQEDINAAGGPLGRELTLHDEDSGTDSTQGVNAANKLVDTNDVSALIGAVSSGVTISIAKSVTVPSNVLHITSASSSPSISTLDDNDLVFRTRTNDRFVAKVMAKIIEDQGVEKASVIYINNDFGEALADTFESTFSGTTTTTIGYESGQSSYQQILAKAFEDDPGFVAFAGYPESGTTMLSQWAEEGYGGNWVLHTSLLSEDVIENVGADVMNGMYGVRTQPPSGGATETFVSEYQEAYPDAQVFDPYSWNSYDALVSYALAVHKAGTDDAADVKKAMREVSNPDGEQVSYAEFGAGVEKLDAGTAIDYSGPSGNVNYDDNGDVASDMVIVQVEDGEFKNQDTIPADDLV; encoded by the coding sequence ATGGCATCGGGTGACAATTTCGTACGAGAACTTCAGCGTCGGCGGTTCCTGCGCCTCGCAGGGCTTGCAGGCGCGACCGGGCTCGCGGGATGTATCAGTCAAGAAGACGTCCAAGACGACGGCGGCTCCGATGGCGGTGGCGGCGGAACCGAAGAAGGCAGTGGCGGAGACGGTGGCTCTGAGACAGACGACGGCGACTCCGGCGACGGCGACAGCGGTGGCGACAGTTCGCCGGTCGATGTCGGCGTGGTCATCCCGTTCAGCGGCGACCTCTCTGACTTCGGTGGCCCAATGATGAACGCGCTCCGGATGGCCCAAGAGGACATCAACGCGGCGGGCGGCCCGCTCGGGCGCGAGCTTACCCTGCACGACGAGGACTCGGGCACCGACTCGACGCAGGGTGTGAACGCGGCGAACAAACTCGTGGACACGAACGACGTGAGCGCGCTCATCGGCGCGGTATCGAGCGGTGTCACCATCAGCATCGCAAAGTCGGTGACCGTGCCGAGCAACGTACTTCACATCACGTCCGCCTCGTCCTCACCGAGCATCTCGACGCTTGACGACAACGACCTCGTCTTCCGCACGCGGACAAACGACCGCTTCGTCGCAAAGGTGATGGCGAAAATCATCGAAGACCAAGGCGTCGAGAAGGCGTCGGTCATCTACATCAACAACGACTTCGGCGAGGCGCTCGCCGACACGTTCGAGTCGACCTTCTCGGGGACGACGACCACGACTATCGGGTACGAATCCGGGCAATCGTCGTACCAGCAAATTCTCGCAAAGGCGTTCGAAGACGACCCCGGCTTCGTCGCGTTCGCGGGCTACCCCGAGAGCGGGACGACCATGCTCAGCCAGTGGGCAGAAGAGGGCTACGGCGGCAACTGGGTGCTTCACACCAGCCTGCTCTCTGAGGACGTTATCGAAAACGTCGGCGCAGACGTGATGAACGGGATGTACGGCGTCCGCACGCAGCCACCAAGCGGTGGCGCGACGGAGACGTTCGTCTCGGAGTATCAGGAAGCTTACCCGGACGCGCAGGTGTTCGACCCGTACTCGTGGAACTCCTACGACGCGCTCGTCTCCTATGCGCTCGCCGTCCACAAAGCGGGCACGGACGACGCCGCAGACGTCAAAAAGGCCATGCGCGAGGTTTCGAACCCTGACGGCGAGCAAGTAAGTTACGCCGAGTTCGGTGCGGGCGTCGAGAAGTTAGACGCCGGAACGGCAATCGACTACAGCGGTCCGAGTGGCAACGTCAATTACGACGACAACGGCGACGTGGCCAGTGACATGGTTATCGTCCAAGTTGAGGATGGCGAGTTCAAAAACCAGGACACGATTCCAGCAGACGACCTCGTCTAA
- a CDS encoding branched-chain amino acid ABC transporter permease — protein MASAGLLDAILQGLITGTIIAAGALGLSLIYSIAEVPNFAHGDMITIGAYLTLALNKPGAVPFVPDFGGLPLIAAGIVGITVAGGTGAVYELAIFRRFRSKGADLITMVIVSLGLALVLRNVVLFLVGSGNINYNTERVTNTNVELYLTGSGLSVQTVQRQAGDLVTLGEWGYGWLSLLVIVGVAIAAGIGVYRLRTDDTGFETVHLVSPRVLGVAAGIATFGVLATVLQGAPLAIDAAAWSTSIGVSIKYGVILGLTLVTMLAMNLLLKGTRTGRAMRATADNMALAEIRGVNIDRVQLVVWVIAALLTALAGILTGWFASNLNPNMGFSLLLPIFAAVIMGGITSPYGAVLASLIIGVSMDVGVFLLPAEFATYRTAIAFVILIAVLLVKPEGLWGDV, from the coding sequence ATGGCATCGGCGGGCCTCCTTGACGCGATTTTACAGGGATTAATTACGGGTACGATTATCGCGGCGGGCGCACTCGGCCTGTCGCTCATCTACTCCATCGCGGAAGTGCCGAACTTCGCCCACGGCGACATGATTACCATCGGCGCGTATCTGACACTCGCGCTCAACAAACCCGGCGCGGTGCCGTTCGTCCCTGACTTCGGGGGCCTCCCGCTCATCGCCGCGGGCATCGTCGGTATCACCGTCGCCGGGGGAACTGGTGCGGTGTATGAACTCGCTATCTTCCGGCGGTTCCGGTCGAAAGGCGCAGACCTCATCACGATGGTCATCGTCTCGCTCGGCCTCGCGCTCGTGTTGCGCAACGTCGTGTTGTTCCTCGTCGGCTCGGGGAACATCAACTACAACACCGAACGCGTGACGAACACGAACGTCGAACTCTACCTGACCGGCAGCGGCCTCAGCGTCCAAACCGTCCAGCGGCAAGCGGGCGACCTCGTCACCCTCGGCGAATGGGGCTACGGCTGGCTTAGCCTGCTCGTCATCGTCGGTGTCGCCATCGCGGCGGGCATTGGCGTCTACCGCCTGCGAACCGACGACACGGGCTTCGAGACGGTACACCTCGTCTCCCCACGAGTCCTCGGCGTGGCAGCGGGTATCGCCACCTTCGGCGTGCTCGCAACCGTGCTCCAAGGCGCACCGCTCGCCATCGACGCCGCGGCGTGGTCTACGAGCATCGGCGTGAGCATCAAGTACGGCGTCATCCTCGGGCTGACGCTCGTCACGATGCTCGCCATGAATCTCCTGCTCAAGGGCACGCGAACGGGCCGGGCAATGCGCGCGACGGCGGACAACATGGCGCTCGCGGAGATTCGCGGCGTCAACATCGACCGCGTGCAGTTGGTCGTCTGGGTCATCGCAGCACTGCTCACCGCGCTCGCAGGGATTCTGACCGGCTGGTTTGCGAGCAACCTGAATCCGAACATGGGCTTTTCGCTGTTGCTCCCTATCTTCGCCGCCGTCATCATGGGCGGGATTACCTCGCCGTACGGTGCGGTGCTCGCCAGCCTCATCATCGGCGTCTCGATGGACGTGGGCGTGTTCTTGCTCCCTGCGGAGTTTGCGACCTACCGGACCGCAATTGCCTTCGTCATCCTCATCGCGGTGTTGCTTGTGAAGCCTGAGGGCCTGTGGGGTGATGTCTGA
- a CDS encoding MFS transporter: MANAPARTLKYAPHLAMGCVGYVTFAYAAVPDVLMATYDVGFTAVGLLMSAALVSFVLVQVPASHLVARFATTRLLFGAVVFHAIFAVALDFASSYETLLVLRACWGLAGGFVLSVGATHIARLYAGTSATHHQGVFGGMLTFGGAIGFAAAPTLIELGLLHSPGALLSVPALVACWRERHDAQTAPSGEGPRGTLSSVLSPPVVLASLCYIAIISSYITLSTFITAFAADLNVTGPLNVAVLLTATAGRITGGTVVWRWSLGDPWFIGGATAVAAVCFGALAVVAPSPLLLILPVVAMLAVSVPFGAVFNVTAGATSSEGSAIAVVVAAGNVAALILPAVTGALRDATGEYASGFVLLAALNLVALGAATLLGTKQFSPQVQHS, from the coding sequence ATGGCGAACGCACCTGCACGGACACTCAAATACGCGCCCCACCTCGCGATGGGGTGCGTCGGGTACGTGACGTTCGCATACGCCGCCGTCCCGGACGTCCTCATGGCGACGTACGACGTGGGCTTTACCGCCGTTGGCTTGCTCATGAGCGCGGCGCTCGTTTCATTCGTCCTCGTGCAGGTGCCTGCAAGCCACCTCGTCGCCCGGTTTGCGACGACTCGCCTCCTGTTTGGCGCGGTGGTGTTTCACGCCATCTTCGCCGTTGCCCTCGACTTTGCGTCGAGCTACGAAACCCTGCTCGTCCTCCGGGCGTGTTGGGGGCTTGCCGGTGGGTTCGTTCTCTCGGTTGGCGCAACCCACATCGCCCGCCTCTACGCAGGCACGTCCGCGACGCACCATCAGGGTGTCTTCGGCGGGATGCTCACCTTTGGCGGTGCGATCGGCTTCGCCGCCGCCCCCACGCTCATCGAACTTGGACTGCTTCACAGTCCCGGTGCGCTGCTTTCTGTACCGGCGCTCGTCGCATGCTGGCGCGAGCGTCATGACGCACAGACGGCCCCATCAGGGGAGGGACCACGCGGAACCCTGTCATCCGTCCTCTCCCCGCCGGTCGTCCTCGCGTCACTTTGCTACATTGCAATTATCAGTTCATACATCACCCTCTCTACGTTCATCACGGCCTTCGCCGCGGATTTGAACGTGACCGGGCCGCTCAACGTGGCCGTGTTACTCACGGCGACTGCCGGGCGCATCACCGGCGGCACCGTCGTCTGGCGGTGGTCGCTTGGCGACCCGTGGTTTATCGGCGGCGCAACCGCCGTCGCCGCGGTCTGTTTTGGCGCGCTCGCGGTGGTTGCTCCATCGCCGCTGTTACTCATCTTACCCGTCGTGGCGATGCTCGCCGTATCGGTTCCGTTCGGCGCGGTGTTCAACGTCACCGCCGGAGCCACGTCCTCAGAGGGGTCGGCAATCGCGGTCGTCGTCGCGGCGGGCAACGTTGCGGCGTTGATTCTGCCAGCGGTCACGGGCGCGCTCCGCGACGCAACCGGCGAGTACGCGAGCGGATTCGTCTTGCTCGCCGCACTCAACCTCGTCGCGCTCGGCGCGGCCACATTGCTCGGCACGAAACAGTTCTCACCCCAGGTTCAGCACTCATGA
- a CDS encoding GNAT family N-acetyltransferase produces the protein MSVRAAMPEDTTGILTVAQASWEGDYPTILSRETASEGVADWYNPALIKKEIERTDTVMLVAEKDDTVTGFVHALWNHDEGDILRLYVHPEARRSGVGTALLQSAVTELFDRGVDLVRAMVLKDNRLGNSFYEDYGFALEREGETYIGEKAYPEAVYVIHRQ, from the coding sequence ATGTCAGTGAGGGCCGCGATGCCGGAGGATACAACGGGGATTTTGACAGTTGCGCAGGCGTCGTGGGAGGGCGACTACCCGACGATTCTCAGCCGTGAAACGGCAAGCGAGGGCGTCGCTGACTGGTATAATCCCGCCCTCATCAAAAAGGAGATCGAACGGACGGACACCGTCATGCTCGTCGCGGAGAAAGACGACACTGTCACGGGCTTCGTCCACGCCCTCTGGAACCACGACGAGGGAGATATCCTCAGACTGTACGTCCATCCCGAAGCCCGACGAAGCGGCGTCGGCACGGCCCTCCTCCAAAGTGCGGTCACCGAACTGTTCGACCGCGGCGTCGACCTCGTCCGGGCGATGGTGCTCAAAGACAACCGACTCGGCAATTCCTTTTACGAAGACTACGGATTCGCTCTTGAGCGCGAAGGCGAGACGTACATCGGTGAGAAAGCCTACCCCGAAGCCGTCTACGTCATCCACCGTCAATAG
- a CDS encoding hydantoinase/oxoprolinase family protein — translation MSDGRRIGVDIGGTFTDIVTIHDGEVTVSKTPSTPASPDEGVINGLQKVREREGFDAAEIGFLAHGTTVATNAVLEGEWADTALITTEGFRDVLEIGRQARPDIYDFQVEKPVPVVERDRRYEVRERLDERGNVLTELDEAEVRDLAARLIEADVDSVAISLLYSFEDDSHERRVRELLREEGLDASYSLSSNVLPEIREYERTLTTALNGALKPVMDRYIGNLETKVEAEGVGAELKIMQSNGGIITADIARERPVNTLLSGPAGGVQGATYVCGLSGESNLITMDMGGTSCDVSLVENGTPLVSTDTNIGEYPVSVPTIDIHTVGAGGGSIAWIDAGGALRVGPKSAGADPGPICYGRGGTQPTITDANLLLGRIDPSAFLSGELDVELEDVRRIVNDQIAAPLDMTVTEAAQGILDVANANMARALRVVSVERGYDPREFGLVAFGGAGPLHACKLAEELDIPKVIVPRTAGVLSALGLLISDILYDYSTSRVRPWQDITPESLGAQFAEFAKKGEQRLAAEDLAADAMQFERTVDLRYAGQAFELSVPVPDGELDDTKLSTIAAQFHDRHEQRYGHAYRDEPVELVTIRLRARGVVETPNLRPADAGGEVDDAVLSARDVAFDGETHETLIYDRGDLPTGASFEGPAIVSGVESTVVIHPGGQVSIDDFGSLHVEVSQ, via the coding sequence ATGAGTGACGGACGGCGCATCGGCGTCGACATCGGTGGGACGTTCACGGACATCGTCACCATCCACGACGGCGAGGTGACGGTGAGCAAGACGCCATCGACGCCCGCCTCGCCCGACGAGGGCGTGATAAACGGGCTCCAGAAGGTGCGCGAACGCGAGGGCTTCGACGCCGCGGAAATCGGCTTTTTGGCTCACGGCACCACGGTTGCGACCAACGCCGTCTTGGAAGGCGAGTGGGCCGACACCGCCCTCATCACGACCGAGGGCTTTCGCGACGTGCTCGAAATCGGTAGACAGGCCCGGCCCGACATCTACGATTTTCAGGTCGAAAAGCCCGTGCCGGTGGTCGAACGCGACCGCCGCTACGAGGTGCGCGAACGCCTCGATGAGCGCGGGAACGTCCTCACGGAACTCGACGAAGCCGAGGTGCGCGACCTCGCCGCCCGTCTTATCGAGGCGGACGTAGACAGCGTGGCAATCAGCCTGCTCTACTCGTTCGAAGACGACAGCCACGAGCGGCGCGTCCGCGAGCTACTCCGGGAAGAAGGCTTAGACGCATCCTACTCACTGTCGAGCAATGTCCTTCCGGAAATCCGCGAGTACGAGCGCACGCTGACGACGGCACTAAACGGCGCGCTGAAACCGGTGATGGACCGGTACATCGGCAACTTAGAGACCAAAGTCGAAGCCGAGGGCGTCGGTGCGGAACTCAAAATCATGCAGTCAAACGGCGGCATCATCACCGCCGATATCGCGCGCGAACGCCCGGTCAACACGCTTCTCTCTGGGCCTGCGGGCGGCGTCCAAGGCGCAACCTACGTCTGTGGCCTCTCCGGCGAATCGAACCTCATCACGATGGACATGGGCGGCACCTCGTGTGACGTGTCGCTCGTCGAAAACGGCACGCCGCTCGTCTCGACGGATACGAACATCGGCGAGTACCCCGTCTCAGTCCCGACCATCGACATCCACACCGTGGGCGCGGGCGGCGGCTCAATCGCGTGGATTGACGCCGGGGGCGCACTCCGCGTCGGCCCGAAATCCGCGGGCGCAGACCCCGGCCCAATCTGTTATGGGCGCGGTGGCACCCAGCCGACGATTACCGACGCGAATCTCCTGCTCGGGCGCATCGACCCGAGCGCGTTCCTCTCGGGCGAACTCGACGTGGAACTCGAAGACGTGCGTCGTATCGTCAACGACCAAATCGCAGCCCCACTCGACATGACGGTCACAGAGGCCGCCCAAGGCATCTTAGACGTTGCGAACGCGAACATGGCACGAGCGCTTCGGGTCGTGAGCGTCGAACGCGGCTACGACCCCCGCGAGTTCGGCCTCGTCGCATTTGGCGGCGCAGGACCGCTGCACGCCTGCAAACTCGCAGAAGAACTCGACATTCCGAAGGTCATCGTCCCGCGGACGGCCGGTGTCCTCTCCGCGCTCGGCTTGCTCATCAGCGACATCCTCTACGACTACAGCACCTCGCGCGTGCGGCCGTGGCAGGACATCACGCCTGAGTCACTCGGCGCACAGTTCGCAGAGTTCGCGAAAAAAGGCGAACAGCGACTGGCCGCAGAGGACTTGGCCGCAGACGCGATGCAGTTCGAGCGGACGGTTGACCTGCGCTATGCGGGCCAAGCGTTCGAACTCTCCGTGCCGGTTCCAGACGGCGAATTGGACGACACGAAACTCTCGACCATCGCCGCGCAATTCCACGACCGCCACGAACAGCGCTACGGACACGCCTACCGTGATGAACCGGTCGAACTCGTCACCATCCGCCTGCGGGCGCGTGGCGTGGTCGAAACGCCAAATCTTCGCCCGGCGGATGCGGGCGGGGAAGTCGATGACGCCGTTCTTTCGGCCCGCGACGTGGCCTTTGACGGCGAAACGCACGAGACGCTCATCTATGACCGCGGCGACCTTCCAACGGGCGCGAGCTTCGAAGGGCCAGCCATCGTGAGCGGCGTCGAGAGTACCGTCGTCATCCACCCCGGCGGGCAGGTGTCGATAGATGACTTCGGCAGCCTGCACGTGGAGGTCTCCCAATGA
- a CDS encoding ribbon-helix-helix protein, CopG family, which translates to MSHDRVTVSLDTDARAALEDLTSRTGVGQSEMVRRALTFYAANFQAATTETSVNLQDYHKMLSGGEHALFDIDFLHCFLDYVEGENGEPDPEFLADADKVSDYHAHEYKGQFDNLGEMLEWLSLCGFLTVRRSEENTYHVVYPSEQLRWFMTRFIQRSSVHLPFTIEIEEGLTKVLMTEVPE; encoded by the coding sequence ATGTCACATGACAGGGTGACAGTTTCGCTCGACACCGACGCACGGGCGGCGCTCGAAGACCTGACGAGCCGCACCGGTGTGGGCCAGAGTGAGATGGTTCGACGCGCGCTCACCTTTTACGCCGCGAACTTTCAGGCCGCAACGACAGAGACGAGTGTAAATCTGCAAGACTACCACAAGATGCTCTCAGGTGGCGAACACGCACTGTTCGACATCGACTTCCTCCACTGCTTTCTCGACTACGTCGAAGGAGAAAACGGCGAGCCAGACCCGGAGTTTCTCGCGGACGCGGACAAAGTCTCAGACTACCACGCCCACGAGTACAAAGGCCAGTTCGATAACTTAGGCGAAATGCTCGAATGGCTCTCACTGTGTGGCTTTCTCACCGTCAGGCGCAGCGAGGAGAACACCTACCACGTCGTCTACCCCTCAGAACAGCTCCGCTGGTTCATGACCAGATTCATCCAACGGAGTTCGGTTCACCTGCCGTTCACAATCGAAATCGAAGAGGGACTCACGAAGGTGCTGATGACCGAAGTTCCAGAATAG
- a CDS encoding class I SAM-dependent methyltransferase, giving the protein MGFHTFNKDHAGFLDDPIRYRFLSVDELLAHLEPESEMTVGDLGSGTGFYTDHVAPYVSKVYAVDVQEGMHDLYREKGVPENVSLTTAEIGDLPFADESLDAALSTMTYHEFADDSALAEVRRVLKPGGKLVVADWSANGENVEGPPLTERFSLADAKAHLEAAGFTVEFASERVETFVVVATKN; this is encoded by the coding sequence ATGGGCTTTCACACGTTCAACAAAGACCACGCAGGATTTCTTGATGACCCAATTCGCTATCGCTTCCTCTCGGTTGACGAACTCTTGGCTCACCTCGAACCCGAGAGCGAAATGACCGTCGGAGACCTCGGCAGTGGTACGGGATTCTACACCGACCACGTCGCACCCTACGTTTCGAAAGTGTACGCGGTGGACGTCCAGGAGGGAATGCACGACCTATACCGTGAGAAAGGCGTTCCCGAAAACGTCTCGTTGACCACGGCAGAAATCGGTGATTTGCCCTTCGCAGACGAGTCACTCGATGCGGCGCTCTCGACGATGACGTACCACGAGTTCGCGGATGACTCGGCGCTCGCGGAGGTACGTCGCGTGCTGAAACCCGGCGGCAAACTGGTCGTCGCAGACTGGTCTGCAAACGGCGAGAACGTCGAAGGCCCGCCGCTGACAGAGCGATTCTCACTCGCGGATGCGAAAGCGCATCTTGAAGCCGCCGGGTTCACCGTCGAATTTGCGAGCGAACGCGTGGAAACGTTCGTGGTTGTCGCGACGAAAAACTAG